From the Perca fluviatilis chromosome 11, GENO_Pfluv_1.0, whole genome shotgun sequence genome, the window ttttttgtttaaccagaaaccgctctgaagtcgctagcgctaaacccaccagactccatttaaaaaagcaatacttttagcgtgtatagagcaaacatattttcacatgtaaatcggtaaactatgtgtttatttcaaccaaaactagagttgcgATGGTTGGAAaggtggaaagacgacccaaaacgacagaaactaaatataaCTAAGAATAGttatatttagtttctgtcgactttgaatgaagtgtattttacgatgctaaaattactgtttatttacatggatgtttttatgtttaaaataaaggatcttcctctttaacagaaaggtcaacctccttaaaaatcctttccataatgttgtcagacacttagaatagtcatctgagcctgtcagcggcaaaacgagcactttagtgaaggtgaatacaagctggacaattgtgctgttaacttacattgtagcttgtttcgccactgccgactgcagcgatctcgctaaatactggaccaatgtccaggttgaaaaaaaaaactggtagttaccctttaacctaatgttaatatgtgtatatattctGTTTTATCTAATCATACATATTCAAATTACAGTAGTTGGATACAATCTTTTCATGTATCCCTTGGCAACTGCAGAAGTGGGAAACACTGGGTGTAGAAAACAGGCGTCACAGCCGACAAGAGGCTGTATTTACCGTCCAGGGAGTAAACCTTGAAGCCGGTCATCTTCTTGGACAGGATGGACTTGGGCAGGTTGAGCAGGGCAGGGTTGTAGACGGAGAAGTCGCTGTAATAACGGTCCAACACCCAGACAGCTGCCCGCTGGATACTGAAACACAGCGGGTCAATCATCAGTAAGTACAGGTCTACCATCAGCTGCTgactgcacacagacacgctATACACTGTCACGGTCAATAGCTCTACAATTTAAAATTTCTTGTAATCTAAAGCAGAAATTCAAGGAATATCTTCTGTTCAGATGTTGTACTCACTATTAAAATGAAGTCAAATGCTTATATAGATTTGTAAACTCACTTTGTAGTCATGCATTTGCTGAAGGcagttttaaaacaaaatacacaccTAGATATATAATATCACACCTCAAACTGTTGTTCCCTGTATCAAGGCCAGTGCTCCAGGATCCCAGAAGTCACTGGGCCCCGAAAGCTCCAGGTATATTTTGTGTCAACTGGTTTCTGCAAATTGAATCTAAACGTTACTCACTTTAATATCTGATCTTGAGGCCCTGACTTGAAGAGGGCAACAACTTACTGTCAAGACCCTCCTTATCTTCAAGTTTTTTTGCTTATATTTTGCATATATTTAGTTCAAAGGCCCAAGTAGTATTGCAGCATAGAAAAACTATATAAATGTGGTATATATATAGCACTGAGGacaggaggagcagagagtcaATGGGGCCCAAGCAGCTAATTGAAGCTGAATGAACTACGGAAGACCATAAGATGTAGTTACAGTAAACACTCATGAAAGCCAGTAAGTGGCCCACAGAGCATAGAATATGTTGTGGATTGTATCCTGTTTCTACAAACAAAAACTTGCTCTATCAGAATAACTGTAAAGATACTACAATGGCATTCAAATTCTAAACACATAGGCTTGTGGTATTTTATTTAGtcttttattgtaaaaaaaactttttaaagtgTGTAGCCTGATCGTATTTTAAACACTTGTGCGgtcttcccatcaaccttggtcaaaattgacccggtCTGTTTTGCCTGTTTTAGAAAgcaataaagtataaagtatacattttccAATTCTGTTTTACATCTTGTTAGCCAATTTCATTCCAACTTATCAccgctagttttacacttatgttTGGAATTCAGGGTCACTGAACctcatattcatattaaattaTGCCTAATTTTTGAGTTGAAAAACCCAGAAATTAAGAATTACTTTGTACTTTagctaatagttaagatcagaggaatgtATGTTGATGCATAACTACAGCCTTTTTTGTGTATGGAactatccatgttatttttgcaatttagttgaaagaaactcgtatttttgatatagaaactttgaacacgggtcaaatttgacccgaggacaacacaagggttaaattaaTTCTCCTTTCATCTTTGTTCAGCGACAAAAGGTATCAAGATCTCTGTAGGCAACTACAGTTTGCCATTGTGTGACTGACCTGAGGTGGCCCACGTTGTAGAACTTGCTGGCTCCGTCCGTGCTCCGGACCACCTTGAGGCAAAAGGCGGGCTGCAGGTGTCGGACCTCCAGCAGAACCAGAGCCAGGTACTGTATGAAGAGCAGGGCGTCTACCAGCGAGGCAGCGTACTCCACGATCCCCCTGTAGTCCCGCTCCCTGGGCTCCAGCACCCGCACGCCGTAGAACAGCCAGTAGGACGCTACGAACAGGAACACCAGCACCATCAGCAGGCAGCGGAAGACAAAGAAGCGCGGCAGCGTGGCGCGCGGCGGCCGGAGAAACAGCGCCCAGGACGAGATGAGCAGGACCAGCAGCTTGAAGGCCAGGGAGACGTACAGGCCTTCGCAGGGCGTCCCGCAGGGCTCCAGGGCGTCCCGCCACAGCACCTGCGGGAGGATGAGGAAGGCTAACGGCGTGACCAGGGCGAAGAAGCTCAGGCAGCCTCCCAGAGCCGGGCCAATGAAGCGCTTGCACTCCAGCGGAGTCGACTCCTCCAACTCTTTGGTGACGCGGGTCAGGTCCTCGTTAGAGATGCTGTGTTCTGAGGTGCCGGTGACAACTGTGGTGGTCTCACCCCAGTTATCATCCTGTTGAACAGAGAGGAAGATATAAATAcaaaatcaaaattaaaaactcAAATGCTATGCTCTCGTTGTCGTTGGCATGTTGATGTGGATGCTGATTTTTGTCGTTACTCTTGTACTTAATTGGGCCACCGTGGCAGcatggcccaatggttagcactgtggcctcccaggtttcccccaccactaaaaacatgagccccctccctctctgccgagctgatgtgtggtgagcGTCTGGCGTCCTAAGGCTGCCGTGCATCACCcaggtgggtgctacacattGGTGGTGTTAGAGAGTAGTCGTCCCCCCCTCCCGAAgtgctttgagtgtctatgataaagccctatataaatgtaatgaattattattatttaatacatGGATGggatagactgtaaaaatgcaTTGCCCCTTGGGGAATAAGAAAGTTTTCTGAATCTGAAACTGAAGAAATACGAATGTGTGCTTAGGGTTAATTGTGTAcaacagtggttctcaacctttttcgAGTCGCGACCCCCCCAGAATAATGTGGTTTGCGTTCGCCACCCCCCTCGACaacgagagaaagagagctgcAGTCCGCTATAAGCTTCCGTTTCTACGCTCCTCCCCCTGTGATTTTTGCAAATGCTCTGATTAATACATGGAAACTAATAATGCTTTAATGACCGTTTTGTTTTAGTTTAGCAGGTAGCTCTTATCTTCGTCCAATGTACTCCGTGCTCTGTAGATTTTTGATGCGTATTGTGACTTGTTCTCTGCCCCGAAACCACTTTCTGACCCTTTTCTGTGTTACAGGACTCCTGATTTACAATTGAAGCTCTGAatacaacatatataatataatataatataacacaTGAGATGTACCAAACTCACAcagtaatgtaaaaacaattccCCAGTCTAGAATATATGTtatagaccaggggtcttcaacgttttttaaaccaaggaccccttaactgaaagagagatggagcagggaccccctactacatgtgTTGTAtacaattaagttgcatattaaactgggcctacaaaagtgtgtagggtggcctaaagacTTTATACACACCTTTTTTTGCATATCTACTAcgcaattaaaataataattgttggcatgactTTATatatcatcttttaatgttaaacatacctgtggcacagtgaatccttattaactgtatctgtggttGGCTACCTTAAGGACTACCTTACACtgataggccagtaagcagaggggatttatatttgctaataacatGTTGGATTcttgttaaaacattttaatttttgaaaaaactttcaaaaataaacaataatttggaggcccccctgcagtgactctgaggaccccctaggggtcccggacctcctgttgaagatctctgttatAGACCACACAAACCATACAAATGCTGAATACAAgagctcaaaaaaaaaataagaaatgaaaatgaagaaacaCAAGATTATCTGAgtttttctgcaggttttaccAAAAATACATTTGGACTTTTTACCAGATAATTGAATAAAATGGTTAACCACATCTGACAATTAAATAATGAATCAAAAAGGAGGAGTGATAATATTTTCTGCATCAGGGCAGAAACCCAAGATGTTTATATGAAAGAGATGTTTAGGAGGTAAAGAGAGCCTGAGCAGATATAGAAGCatcatttcagacattttattCCTTACTTTCTGAAAAGAAATTCAGGAAAAAATATTAGTCCCTAAACTCAGTCATAATTACAGAAAAGTTCAAATATTATATGAAGTTATATAAGAAATCAACCCCGCTGTATCCATGTGGCCACTTGTGGGCCGGCACTCGAGCCAGAAAGGGTGACAGGTTGGTTAGGCTTAAATACAAATGCCTCTTTACTATTTAAAGAAAGACGCCTCTTCTCTTCATCTAGGGACAAACAAACATCTTCAGTCTCTTAAATGAACACATGCCTTTTAAACTTAATATAATACGTCTTCAGTATTTTAAGACTCACACCACCAGACAACACCTGCTCTTTCCCAACTGACTGACCAGACAGACAAGGACTGAAATGCAGTGACTGGCAGCTCCTCTGAGACACATCAGAGGAATGTTAACTTCTACAGAAGAACCATTTTCTTTAAAGGGATCATAGCGAACAACATTTTTGATAGGAGAAAGACAAATTCTATTTATATTATAGTTTGTAGTTGGCAGTGATGTAGTACTCAAGATCGGTTTTGGTCTTCAGACCTCTGTTTGAAGGTCTCGGCTCcaaattttatttcaagaccggtcaagaccacaactgcagggataaCACTAAATGGCCTCCCATTTGTCCCAAATTGTCTGATTtatgtgttaaaggtcccatgacatgctgctttttggatgcttttatataggccttagtggtccactaatactgtatctgaagtctctttcctgaaattcagaattaacagccactagagccagtcccacaatgagctttacttaggacgtgccatttctgtgtccttagctttaaatgctattgaggaggagagagggggggggcaaggtggggatgtggccttgaccaactgccatgctttgcttgtttgcatgccatgatgtctctctctttctcatgtgagaaccaaattctctgggcgggaaagcagagaaaggggaggtaacctttccccttatgaggTCACACTGtatagggaagattccagatcggcccatctgagcttttattttttcaaaggcagagcaggatacccagggctcggtttacacctatcgccatttctagccactgggggaccataggcaggctgggggaactcatattatcattaatattaataacctcataaagtgacattttcatgccatgggaactTTAACATCATTATGTGTTTGGATATAAaacatcctgctttaaatgcaaccaataacttgactcatttctaaTTCTAATTACttcaatgcgagactaccccTCACCCAAAGAGATTTAGCCAATATGAGCTATACATATCAGCTGGTTGTGTATATACCGTATATTTCAGGGATCTAgtatgggttagggttagtgtgGGACTCacactggtctggtcttggtcttgacttggtctcaacccctcaaagtcttagtcttgacttggtctcaacccctcaaagtcttggtcttgacttggtctcaacccctcaaagtcttggtcttgacttggtctcaacccctcaaagtctcggtcttgtctcagtctcgatacactctggtcttggtgatgatttggtttcggtttaggtggtcttgactacaactcTGCTAGTTGGTAAAGGAGCTAAAGCACCAAACAAAATGTTTACAAAGTCACTGACACCTTTGGAACCACCAACCAATAACAGAGGTGATTAATAATTGGCAGATAAATAAGTGTGGCTTTTAAATGGACTTTTAAGTGTGTAGAAAGCTGCGTGACTGACCCGGTCATCTCCGCGGGTCGACTCTGCATCCAGCAGCGGCTCTCCAGGAGTCTGGATGGTGACCGACTTGTCTCCACGACTACCATCTCGGCTCTTAGAGCGGTGGCGATCCCTCCGATCCCTGGAAGGCAAACGCACAGCGACACTCTGGGTTACGGGAGGTGTGGCGGCACATATTTCTTTTTACTCTGAAAGATGTTTTGATGTAGCATGTTTAGGCTGTGATATATTAACCAGCagtaatatatattttactgaAGTTCCTCAGATTCCCAAAACAGATTTACTCATCATTCACACTGATTTGAACAAACGTCCCTGGCAGTTATAGCCAAAACCGTGTCCTGTGGCATTTTTCAGTGAACCCAATGGggaattaaaattaaaaaatatcataaatatCTCAAACAATTAAAGAACGTTT encodes:
- the LOC120568446 gene encoding vang-like protein 2; amino-acid sequence: MDNESQYSGYSYKSSHSRSSRKHRDRRDRHRSKSRDGSRGDKSVTIQTPGEPLLDAESTRGDDRDDNWGETTTVVTGTSEHSISNEDLTRVTKELEESTPLECKRFIGPALGGCLSFFALVTPLAFLILPQVLWRDALEPCGTPCEGLYVSLAFKLLVLLISSWALFLRPPRATLPRFFVFRCLLMVLVFLFVASYWLFYGVRVLEPRERDYRGIVEYAASLVDALLFIQYLALVLLEVRHLQPAFCLKVVRSTDGASKFYNVGHLSIQRAAVWVLDRYYSDFSVYNPALLNLPKSILSKKMTGFKVYSLDESTTNNSSGQSRAMIAAAARRRDNSHNEFYYEEAEMDRRVRKRKARLVVAVEEAFTHIKRLHEDEVASSPKHPREVMDPREAAQAIFAPMARAMQKYLRTTRQQAFHSMESILTHLQFCITHNMTPRAFLERYLSPGPTMQYQQQNGRGRQWTLVSEEPVTSALRQGLVFSLRRLDFSLVVTVTPLPFLRLGEEFIDPKSHKFVMRLQSETSV